From one Neovison vison isolate M4711 chromosome 1, ASM_NN_V1, whole genome shotgun sequence genomic stretch:
- the CD180 gene encoding CD180 antigen: MAPRAGCFLLAVVFSASCKAITSLNQMCTEKEANITYNCENLGLAGVPDTLPNTTKFLKFGFNFLPTLENTTFSRLVDLIFLDLTRCQINWVHEDTFQNHHQLNTIVLTGNPLIFMAETSLNGPTSLQHLFLIQTGISNLEFIPSQNLENLESLYLGSNHISSIKFPENFPTQNLKVLDFQNNAIHYLSSEDLHALEKTTNLSLNFNGNDIKGIEAGAFHSKIFRSLNFGGTLNLSVVLKGLQNSSTQSLWLGSYEDTDDEDLTSAMFDGLCEMSVESINLQKQYISDISSTTFRCFTQLQELDLTANHLNELPSGIEGMKALKKLVLNVNIFDQLCQISAASFPSLLDLSIKGNKRKLDLGVGCLEKLENLEKLDLSHSDIEASDCCNLQLKNLSHLQYLNLSYNEPLGLRSQAFKECPRLEGLDLAFTRWYVKGPQSPFQNLHILQVLNLSHCLLDTSNQHLLTGLVDLRHLNLQGNHFQDGSISKTNLLQTLRSLEILILSSCDLLSIDKQAFQSLGKLSHVDLSYNNLMGNSIDALSHLQGIYLNMAANNIHVIPSHLLLTLSQQSTINLSHNPLDCTCSNIHFITWYKENLQKFEGSEDTKCANPPTLKGVKLSDVKLSCGITAMGIFFLVVFLFLIALLLIFSVKFLLRWKYQHI; encoded by the exons AAAGAAGCCAACATCACATATAACTGTGAAAATTTAGGTCTCGCGGGAGTTCCTGACACTCTACCAAATACaacaaaatttttgaaatttggcTTTAATTTCCTACCTACACTTGAAAATACAACTTTCAGCAGACTTGTAGATCTGATCTTCTTGGACTTAACCAG GTGCCAGATTAACTGGGTACATGAAGATACTTTTCAAAACCATCATCAATTGAACACAATTGTGCTGACTGGAAATCCTCTGATATTCATGGCAGAAACCTCTCTTAACGGGCCCACGTCACTGCAGCATCTTTTCCTAATCCAAACAGGAATATCCAATCTCGAGTTTATCCCAAGTCAGAATCTGGAAAACTTGGAAAGCTTGTATCTTGGAAGCAACCATATTTCCTCCATTAAGTTCCCAGAAAACTTCCCAACCCAGAATCTGAAAGTTCTGGATTTTCAGAATAATGCTATACACTACCTCTCTAGTGAAGACTTGCATGCTCTGGAGAAGACCACCAACCTAAGCCTTAATTTCAATGGCAATGACATTAAAGGCATTGAGGCTGGAGCTTTCCATTCAAAAATCTTCCGAAGTTTGAATTTTGGAGGGACTCTTAACTTGTCTGTTGTATTAAAAGGTCTACAGAACTCCTCTACTCAGTCTCTCTGGCTGGGGTCATATGAGGACACTGATGATGAAGACCTTACTTCAGCCATGTTTGATGGACTTTGTGAAATGTCTGTTGAAAGCATCAATCTGCAGAAGCAATATATCTCTGATATCTCATCTACTACGTTTCGGTGTTTCACTCAACTCCAGGAATTGGATCTGACAGCAAATCACTTAAACGAGCTCCCCTCTGGGATCGAGGGGATGAAGGCTCTCAAGAAATTAGTTCTCAATGTAAACATATTTGACCAATTGTGTCAAATCAGTGCTGCCAGTTTTCCATCCCTTCTAGACCTCTCTATCAAAGGCAACAAGAGGAAACTTGACCTCGGTGTCGGCTGTTTGGAAAAACTAGAAAATCTTGAGAAACTTGATTTAAGCCACAGTGATATAGAGGCTTCTGACTGCTGCAATCTTCAACTCAAAAACCTGTCCCACTTACAATACCTAAACCTGAGCTACAATGAGCCTCTCGGACTCCGGAGTCAGGCATTCAAAGAATGTCCTCGGCTAGAAGGTCTAGATTTGGCATTTACCCGCTGGTATGTTAAGGGTCCACAAAGTCCTTTCCAAAACCTCCATATCCTACAGGTTCTGAAtctttctcactgtctcctgGATACCAGCAATCAGCATCTTCTAACAGGTCTGGTGGATCTCCGCCATCTAAATTTACAGGGGAATCACTTTCAAGATGGGAGTATCTCAAAGACCAACCTACTTCAGACCTTGAGGAGCTTGGAGATTCTTATTTTATCCTCCTGTGATCTCCTCTCCATAGACAAGCAAGCATTCCAGAGCCTTGGGAAATTGAGTCACGTTGACTTAAGCTACAACAACCTGATGGGCAATAGTATTGATGCTCTTAGTCATCTTCAGGGAATCTACCTCAATATGGCCGCCAATAACATCCATGTCATCCCATCTCATCTCCTCCTCACCTTGTCCCAGCAGAGCACCATTAATTTAAGTCACAATCCCCTGGACTGCACTTGTTcgaatattcattttataacatGGTACAAAGAAAACCTACAGAAATTTGAGGGCTCGGAGGACACCAAGTGCGCAAACCCCCCGACTTTAAAGGGAGTTAAGCTGTCTGATGTCAAACTGTCTTGTGGGATTACGGCCATgggcattttctttcttgtagtatttttattcttgattgcccttctgctcattttttcgGTTAAATTCCTTCTGAGGTGGAAATACCAGCACATTTAA